Proteins co-encoded in one Bos taurus isolate L1 Dominette 01449 registration number 42190680 breed Hereford chromosome X, ARS-UCD2.0, whole genome shotgun sequence genomic window:
- the CCNQ gene encoding cyclin-Q isoform X3 — protein MEAGGPGTCGGGAETRGSEGRLAPESRVHFRVTRFIMEAGVKLGMRSIPIATACTIYHKFFCEINLDAYDPYLVAMSSLYLAGKVEEQHLRTRDIINVSNRYFHPGSDPLELDSRFWEIRDSIVQCELLVLRVLRFQVSFQHPHKYLLHYLVSLKNWLNRYSWQRTPVSITAWALLQDSYHGGLCLRFRAQHIAVAVIHLALQAYGVEVPAEAEAEKPWWQVFSEDLTKPTIDNIVSDLIQIYTMDTEIP, from the exons ATGGAGGCCGGCGGCCCCGGGACCTGCGGAGGAGGGGCTGAGACCCGGGGCTCGGAGGGGCGGCTGGCACCTGAATCGAGGGTACACTTCCGAGTGACAAGGTTCATCATGGAGGCAG GTGTCAAGCTAGGGATGCGGTCCATCCCCATCGCCACCGCCTGTACCATTTACCATAAATTCTTCTGCGAGATCAACCTGGATGCCTACGATCCCTACTTGGTGGCCATGTCTTCCCTTTACTTGGCCGGCAAAGTGGAGGAACAACATCTGCGCACGCGTGACATCATCAATGTTTCCAACAG GTACTTCCACCCGGGCAGTGACCCCTTGGAGCTGGACTCGCGCTTCTGGGAGATCCGGGACAGCATCGTACAGTGCGAACTGCTCGTGCTGCGGGTCCTGCGTTTCCAGGTCTCCTTCCAGCACCCACACAAG TACCTGCTCCACTACCTGGTCTCGCTCAAGAACTGGCTGAACCGTTACAGCTGGCAGCGGACCCCAGTCTCCATCACCGCCTGGGCCTTGCTACAGGACAGCTACCACGGGGGGCTGTGCCTCCGCTTCCGGGCTCAGCACATAGCCGTGGCAGTAATCCACCTGGCCCTACAAGCCTACGGGGTCGAAGTGCCTGCTGAGGCCGAGGCTGAGAAGCCATGGTGGCAG GTGTTTAGTGAAGACCTTACCAAGCCAACCATTGATAACATTGTGTCTGATCTCATTCAGATTTATACCATGGACACAGAGATCCCCTAA
- the CCNQ gene encoding cyclin-Q isoform X6, with product MRSIPIATACTIYHKFFCEINLDAYDPYLVAMSSLYLAGKVEEQHLRTRDIINVSNRYFHPGSDPLELDSRFWEIRDSIVQCELLVLRVLRFQVSFQHPHKYLLHYLVSLKNWLNRYSWQRTPVSITAWALLQDSYHGGLCLRFRAQHIAVAVIHLALQAYGVEVPAEAEAEKPWWQLIVPPRPGMRFHVFSEDLTKPTIDNIVSDLIQIYTMDTEIP from the exons ATGCGGTCCATCCCCATCGCCACCGCCTGTACCATTTACCATAAATTCTTCTGCGAGATCAACCTGGATGCCTACGATCCCTACTTGGTGGCCATGTCTTCCCTTTACTTGGCCGGCAAAGTGGAGGAACAACATCTGCGCACGCGTGACATCATCAATGTTTCCAACAG GTACTTCCACCCGGGCAGTGACCCCTTGGAGCTGGACTCGCGCTTCTGGGAGATCCGGGACAGCATCGTACAGTGCGAACTGCTCGTGCTGCGGGTCCTGCGTTTCCAGGTCTCCTTCCAGCACCCACACAAG TACCTGCTCCACTACCTGGTCTCGCTCAAGAACTGGCTGAACCGTTACAGCTGGCAGCGGACCCCAGTCTCCATCACCGCCTGGGCCTTGCTACAGGACAGCTACCACGGGGGGCTGTGCCTCCGCTTCCGGGCTCAGCACATAGCCGTGGCAGTAATCCACCTGGCCCTACAAGCCTACGGGGTCGAAGTGCCTGCTGAGGCCGAGGCTGAGAAGCCATGGTGGCAG CTCATTGTCCCTCCTCGTCCTGGAATGAGATTCCAT GTGTTTAGTGAAGACCTTACCAAGCCAACCATTGATAACATTGTGTCTGATCTCATTCAGATTTATACCATGGACACAGAGATCCCCTAA
- the CCNQ gene encoding cyclin-Q isoform X1, with protein sequence MQRKRFCRYRGRRSRRQRKRPCDDGSTVRRCCTAGFEAGGRGHEPKVAGTSRNWKGQGNGFSPGTSRRNRPCVKLGMRSIPIATACTIYHKFFCEINLDAYDPYLVAMSSLYLAGKVEEQHLRTRDIINVSNRYFHPGSDPLELDSRFWEIRDSIVQCELLVLRVLRFQVSFQHPHKYLLHYLVSLKNWLNRYSWQRTPVSITAWALLQDSYHGGLCLRFRAQHIAVAVIHLALQAYGVEVPAEAEAEKPWWQLIVPPRPGMRFHVFSEDLTKPTIDNIVSDLIQIYTMDTEIP encoded by the exons ATGCAGCGAAAGAGATTTTGCAG ATATAGAGGCAGGAGAAGTAGACGGCAGAGGAAAAGGCCATGTGATGATGGAAGCACAGTTAGAAGATGCtgcactgctggctttgaagctGGAGGAAGAGGCCACGAGCCAAAGGTTGCAGGCACCTCTAGAAACTGGAAagggcaaggaaatggattctcccctggaacctccagaaggaaccGGCCCT GTGTCAAGCTAGGGATGCGGTCCATCCCCATCGCCACCGCCTGTACCATTTACCATAAATTCTTCTGCGAGATCAACCTGGATGCCTACGATCCCTACTTGGTGGCCATGTCTTCCCTTTACTTGGCCGGCAAAGTGGAGGAACAACATCTGCGCACGCGTGACATCATCAATGTTTCCAACAG GTACTTCCACCCGGGCAGTGACCCCTTGGAGCTGGACTCGCGCTTCTGGGAGATCCGGGACAGCATCGTACAGTGCGAACTGCTCGTGCTGCGGGTCCTGCGTTTCCAGGTCTCCTTCCAGCACCCACACAAG TACCTGCTCCACTACCTGGTCTCGCTCAAGAACTGGCTGAACCGTTACAGCTGGCAGCGGACCCCAGTCTCCATCACCGCCTGGGCCTTGCTACAGGACAGCTACCACGGGGGGCTGTGCCTCCGCTTCCGGGCTCAGCACATAGCCGTGGCAGTAATCCACCTGGCCCTACAAGCCTACGGGGTCGAAGTGCCTGCTGAGGCCGAGGCTGAGAAGCCATGGTGGCAG CTCATTGTCCCTCCTCGTCCTGGAATGAGATTCCAT GTGTTTAGTGAAGACCTTACCAAGCCAACCATTGATAACATTGTGTCTGATCTCATTCAGATTTATACCATGGACACAGAGATCCCCTAA
- the CCNQ gene encoding cyclin-Q isoform X2 has product MQRKRFCRYRGRRSRRQRKRPCDDGSTVRRCCTAGFEAGGRGHEPKVAGTSRNWKGQGNGFSPGTSRRNRPCVKLGMRSIPIATACTIYHKFFCEINLDAYDPYLVAMSSLYLAGKVEEQHLRTRDIINVSNRYFHPGSDPLELDSRFWEIRDSIVQCELLVLRVLRFQVSFQHPHKYLLHYLVSLKNWLNRYSWQRTPVSITAWALLQDSYHGGLCLRFRAQHIAVAVIHLALQAYGVEVPAEAEAEKPWWQLIVPPRPGMRFHIYTMDTEIP; this is encoded by the exons ATGCAGCGAAAGAGATTTTGCAG ATATAGAGGCAGGAGAAGTAGACGGCAGAGGAAAAGGCCATGTGATGATGGAAGCACAGTTAGAAGATGCtgcactgctggctttgaagctGGAGGAAGAGGCCACGAGCCAAAGGTTGCAGGCACCTCTAGAAACTGGAAagggcaaggaaatggattctcccctggaacctccagaaggaaccGGCCCT GTGTCAAGCTAGGGATGCGGTCCATCCCCATCGCCACCGCCTGTACCATTTACCATAAATTCTTCTGCGAGATCAACCTGGATGCCTACGATCCCTACTTGGTGGCCATGTCTTCCCTTTACTTGGCCGGCAAAGTGGAGGAACAACATCTGCGCACGCGTGACATCATCAATGTTTCCAACAG GTACTTCCACCCGGGCAGTGACCCCTTGGAGCTGGACTCGCGCTTCTGGGAGATCCGGGACAGCATCGTACAGTGCGAACTGCTCGTGCTGCGGGTCCTGCGTTTCCAGGTCTCCTTCCAGCACCCACACAAG TACCTGCTCCACTACCTGGTCTCGCTCAAGAACTGGCTGAACCGTTACAGCTGGCAGCGGACCCCAGTCTCCATCACCGCCTGGGCCTTGCTACAGGACAGCTACCACGGGGGGCTGTGCCTCCGCTTCCGGGCTCAGCACATAGCCGTGGCAGTAATCCACCTGGCCCTACAAGCCTACGGGGTCGAAGTGCCTGCTGAGGCCGAGGCTGAGAAGCCATGGTGGCAG CTCATTGTCCCTCCTCGTCCTGGAATGAGATTCCAT ATTTATACCATGGACACAGAGATCCCCTAA
- the CCNQ gene encoding cyclin-Q isoform X4 — translation MEAGGPGTCGGGAETRGSEGRLAPESRVHFRVTRFIMEAGVKLGMRSIPIATACTIYHKFFCEINLDAYDPYLVAMSSLYLAGKVEEQHLRTRDIINVSNRYFHPGSDPLELDSRFWEIRDSIVQCELLVLRVLRFQVSFQHPHKYLLHYLVSLKNWLNRYSWQRTPVSITAWALLQDSYHGGLCLRFRAQHIAVAVIHLALQAYGVEVPAEAEAEKPWWQIYTMDTEIP, via the exons ATGGAGGCCGGCGGCCCCGGGACCTGCGGAGGAGGGGCTGAGACCCGGGGCTCGGAGGGGCGGCTGGCACCTGAATCGAGGGTACACTTCCGAGTGACAAGGTTCATCATGGAGGCAG GTGTCAAGCTAGGGATGCGGTCCATCCCCATCGCCACCGCCTGTACCATTTACCATAAATTCTTCTGCGAGATCAACCTGGATGCCTACGATCCCTACTTGGTGGCCATGTCTTCCCTTTACTTGGCCGGCAAAGTGGAGGAACAACATCTGCGCACGCGTGACATCATCAATGTTTCCAACAG GTACTTCCACCCGGGCAGTGACCCCTTGGAGCTGGACTCGCGCTTCTGGGAGATCCGGGACAGCATCGTACAGTGCGAACTGCTCGTGCTGCGGGTCCTGCGTTTCCAGGTCTCCTTCCAGCACCCACACAAG TACCTGCTCCACTACCTGGTCTCGCTCAAGAACTGGCTGAACCGTTACAGCTGGCAGCGGACCCCAGTCTCCATCACCGCCTGGGCCTTGCTACAGGACAGCTACCACGGGGGGCTGTGCCTCCGCTTCCGGGCTCAGCACATAGCCGTGGCAGTAATCCACCTGGCCCTACAAGCCTACGGGGTCGAAGTGCCTGCTGAGGCCGAGGCTGAGAAGCCATGGTGGCAG ATTTATACCATGGACACAGAGATCCCCTAA
- the CCNQ gene encoding cyclin-Q isoform X5: MQRKRFCRYRGRRSRRQRKRPCDDGSTVRRCCTAGFEAGGRGHEPKVAGTSRNWKGQGNGFSPGTSRRNRPCVKLGMRSIPIATACTIYHKFFCEINLDAYDPYLVAMSSLYLAGKVEEQHLRTRDIINVSNRYFHPGSDPLELDSRFWEIRDSIVQCELLVLRVLRFQVSFQHPHKLAADPSLHHRLGLATGQLPRGAVPPLPGSAHSRGSNPPGPTSLRGRSAC; encoded by the exons ATGCAGCGAAAGAGATTTTGCAG ATATAGAGGCAGGAGAAGTAGACGGCAGAGGAAAAGGCCATGTGATGATGGAAGCACAGTTAGAAGATGCtgcactgctggctttgaagctGGAGGAAGAGGCCACGAGCCAAAGGTTGCAGGCACCTCTAGAAACTGGAAagggcaaggaaatggattctcccctggaacctccagaaggaaccGGCCCT GTGTCAAGCTAGGGATGCGGTCCATCCCCATCGCCACCGCCTGTACCATTTACCATAAATTCTTCTGCGAGATCAACCTGGATGCCTACGATCCCTACTTGGTGGCCATGTCTTCCCTTTACTTGGCCGGCAAAGTGGAGGAACAACATCTGCGCACGCGTGACATCATCAATGTTTCCAACAG GTACTTCCACCCGGGCAGTGACCCCTTGGAGCTGGACTCGCGCTTCTGGGAGATCCGGGACAGCATCGTACAGTGCGAACTGCTCGTGCTGCGGGTCCTGCGTTTCCAGGTCTCCTTCCAGCACCCACACAAG CTGGCAGCGGACCCCAGTCTCCATCACCGCCTGGGCCTTGCTACAGGACAGCTACCACGGGGGGCTGTGCCTCCGCTTCCGGGCTCAGCACATAGCCGTGGCAGTAATCCACCTGGCCCTACAAGCCTACGGGGTCGAAGTGCCTGCTGA